In the Acetobacterium sp. KB-1 genome, TGTAAAGAGTATAACTGCCGTGCCAAGGTATTCACTCAAATGCAGGGTGCCCTGAAAAAGAAAATCGGAGTTCCTGATCTAATCGTATTATTTACTGGAACCGTCTCTCATAAAATGGTTAACTGTGCGACCTTTGAAGCGAAAAGACTTAACTTGCCGCTCGCTCGATCGCATACAAGTAGCTTATCTGCATTACGTAGCATTTTAGATGAGCACTGTTCTGTGTGCGAAAAACGGGACAAGTGCCATTTAAAAACGATATCCCGCGGAGTGTAACAATGAGTACTTTTGAGGAAGAAATTATCCGACACTGCTCTCCAACTCTAGCTGGAATCAAAACTGGGAATTTATTTAGCTATTCTTTCGATGATCACGATCAGTTGATTAATCAAATCACCAATTGGAACAATACTTTGAATGCTCGTGGAGTTTATTTTGAACGATTAAAAACCAATCGAAATCGTGTTCTTCTGTACGTCTACCGTAAAAATAGACTTAACCGTGACCTCTCATGTCCCAAAGTCGAACGTTTTTTAAACAAAATTGGCTATCCAACAGGGGATCTTGAATCGTGTTTGGCATTTTTATCAGAACGCATTCACGACTCAGCAGATTTCCCCCATGAAATTGGCTTGTTCTTGAGCTATCCTTTTGAAGATGTAGAAGGCTTTATCCAAAACGAAGGAAAAAACTGTAAACATTGCGGTTACTGGAAAGTCTATTGTAATGCGAACGAAAAAATTAAACTTTTCAGCAAATATAAAAAATGCGCGACAAAATATTATCAATGCCTTCTCAAGGGATCTTCGATCATACGTTTAACAGTAGCCGCGTAAGAATTTCTTAGACATTTTGACTTATTTTAGGCAATAGGTTTAAGTGATTTTTCTTCTTTATTGATTACGACAGCTTCTTTGGGACTTAAGCATTTCTGAATACAATATTTCTTAATTAATTCATAATCAAAAATATAGTAATAGAGCGTATCTTCAATCAGCTCCCACAATGATTATTTAATTCCGAATAATCTCAATTTTATAACCATCCGGATCAGTTATAAAATAATAACGGGGTTTCCCATCGCCACTCAGTCCTTTTAGCGGTGTTGGCTTATAGCCCTTTGCTTCGTGAGTTGCAAAAGACGCCTCAAGATCATCAACGAGCACCGCTAAATGACCATAGGCCGTCCCCAAATCATAAGGGAGTGCTTGCCCATAGTTAAAGGTCAGTTCCAACTGATGGCTGTTAGAACGGCCATCCCCTAAAAACACCAAGGTGAATTCATAAGTTGGTTCGTCCCGTCGCTTCACTTCCTCAAATCCTAGTGCTTCTTTGTAAAACGCTAAAGATCGTTCCAAATCCAATACCCGAATCATCGTATGTGCCATTTTGTAATTTCCCATAATAGTCTCCTTATAACTTAATTTATTCCTATATCACTTTCTGTATCACTTTTTTTAATATTTCAGCTAAGCTCTCTACAACCTCTGGATCGTAGTGAGATATCTGTCCATATCGTCATCCTTCTTCCGTTGCATTTAGACACTTTTCAGGCTCCAGAATCCCTTGTCATAACATTTCTACGCTAAACATTTAGTGGTGCTCACCGGCACATCCTTCGGTACCTTCGAAATTTCTAAGCAACGGCAAGGTCCGTTTCTTCATCAATTCCAGGACTTCCCAACCGGAATGACCGGCTCCAAGAAACCGGGTCAAGCAAGCGTCAGCCAAAAGATCAAAGGCCGATTGACTTTTGAAGTTACCAGTGATAATTCCTTCACAGTTCAAATCAATGATTCTTTGAGCCAGCTGCTCTGCTGTTAAATCCTCAATTTTTTCAATTGACTCGATCGCAGTCTCTGACCGTCGGACCACCAATAAATACTGGCTGGTATCAAATTCAGAAGCAACCGATGACTCCAGTTCTTTTCCATTCATAGTCATTGCAATTTTCATATTTATCTCCAATCTTTTTAATTTGTTAACGTATTTTTTTAATTCAGAGGGGTGAGCATGGTTTTATAAAAGGCATAAGCTTTGGAAGATTTTCCAATGCAGTAACCGATATAATGATCCAACAGATCATTTATTTTTATCACCTCGACGGTGCTTACTTCCCGATCTTTTAGCTGTTTGATCGGCTGTCCTAAAAAATCCCGGAGTAGTTTTAACATCGTGGGGCTCAGCTTATAGAGGTATCCCTCGGTTGGTTCCTGACAGTCACTGCAAATGACCCCATTGTTTTCAATGCTGAAGAGGCTTAAATCTTGATCATTCTGACACATCATACATGTTTTTAGACCTGGGCGGTAGCCTAAATAACTAACTAGTTTCATTTGAAAGGCGCCCACCAGAACCAGGTCGTTTTTTGCTGTTCCAGCTGATATATAAAACAATACGTGAAGGAGTAGTTTTAAAATTTCCGGGCTTTTCTGAAAAAATTCATAGGCATTATACATCAGATCCAGTAAATAAGAAGCCAAGGCCATTTTAGTCAGATCATTCCGCAATGGATAAAAGGCCTCAATTAAATTGGACTGATTGATGATGCCAAAATTCTTACCGGGATAATAAACAAATTCACTATAGGCAAAGATCTGGGTGCTGGCCAGAAGGCCACTTTTCTGACGTCGGACACCACGGGCAATACATTGAATCTTACCATCATCTTCGGTGAAGATGGTCAGAATTTTATCCTGTTCTTTATAGGGCTGTTCTTTAATGACCAGTCCTTTTGTTTTAATCAGAGCCATAATTCTCCCAACTAGAGGATTTATTCAAAATAGCCTAAATCTTTCAAATCAAAATTCTTATCCCGCCAATCGGATCGCACCTTTACCCATAACTGTAGATTGATCTGCGATTTCAGAAAAAACTCAATATCTTTCCGGGCTTGAGTACCAATTTTGGTCAGCATGGAGCCACCTTTGCCGATCAGGATGCCCTTGTGAGTTTTTCGCTCACAGAAAATGGTGGCTTCAATGTCAATGGTATCCTTTCCCTTACGGGGTTTCATGGTGGTAACTTCCACCGCAATGCCGTGGGGAACCTCATCATTTAAAAGGTTCAGAAGTTTTTCGCGGATCAATTCCTGAACAATCCAACGCTCTGATTGGTCAATGATCATATCGGCCGGGAAAAACATCGGACCCGGACTAAGCAGTCCAGTAATAAGTTTCAAAAGCTCTTTAACCCCATCTCCCGAAACCGCGGAAATGGGAATGATTGCGTTGAGAAAATCATATTTTTGATAAGCCGCAATGGTGATTAAAACATCCTCTTTGGGAAGTAGATCAATTTTATTGATCACTAAGATAACCGGTGTCTTACTGGCTTTTAGTTTTTCCAGAATATACTGATCCCCAGGTCCGATTTTTGTTTCCGGCTCGACCAGATATAAAACCACATCCACATCGGATACAGTATTTTCCGCGGCTTTTTGCATGTAGTCACCTAACCGGTTTTTGGGTCGGTGCATCCCCGGGGTATCAATAAAAACCATCTGGGCCTGTTCATCGGTATAAATGCAACGGATAGCATTTCGGGTCGTTTGTGGTTTAGCTGAGGTAATCACCAGCTTTTCTCCCATTATATTATTAAGCAAGGTCGATTTCCCCACATTTGGGCGACCGACGATGCTGATAAATCCGGATTTAAAGTTTTCGTTCATTGTTCACATTCTTTCTTTGGCTAAAAAAACCAATTGATAATTTTTGGTAAAAAGATAATCAGCCCCACACAAACCGACATAATTGCGGCCACCATAACAGCCCCTGCAGCTGTATCCTTGGCAACTTTGGCCAGATGATGGTATTCCTCAGTATAAAGATCCACCAGGGTTTCGATAGCTGTATTGATGATCTCCAGGATAAAAACAAATCCAATCATAATCACTAATGACAGCCATTCATAGCTTTCAATTTGAAAAACAAAACCAAAGGCAATGGTGATAAATCCAACACCAAAGTGAATCCGCATGTTGGGCTGGGTTTTAAGGGTATAGAGAATACCTTCAACGGCAAAAGAAAAACTCTTTTTTAACTTTCTTCTAATCTCTCCCACCTCCTGATTTTTACTGTTTGGATAAAACACGACGACACGTTTCAGGTTGGACGGGTAATCTAGTCGTCACCCATAATTTCCTTTTCGATGCGTCTCATTTCGGATTTTTCGTCCTCCTCCATATGGTCATAGCCCAACAGGTGTAGAACACTATGCACCGATAAATAAGAAAGCTCCCGGGTTAGGCTGTTTCCGTACTCCTTGGCTTGAGCTTCGGCCTGCTGGATACAGATGACAATATCTCCAAGCAGCAAAGGCAGAAAAGGATTATCCTTAATGATTGCTTCGCGATGAAGGATGAAATCCTCATGCATGGGAAAGGACAGCACATCGGTAATCGTATCTTTGCCCCGATAGTCTCTGTTTAGATCCTTTATTTCGGTGGTATTGACAAATGAAAAACTCACTTCGCACTCTACTCCAATTTCTTGATCAAGGAGTGTCCGCATCATAGCGTCTTCAATTTCTTCCAGGATGATGTCTGTAATTTCAAACTCACTGCGATTATCATAAGCGACTACGAGCATATTATTTCCTCTCCGGTTTCATTTCTTTTTAGTGGCCGCTTTCGCTTTCGCTTCTTCTCTTGCAGCTGATCGCATGGCAGATTTTTTAGCATCTGTCAATGGCGTCTGGTCAGGGATCAACTCATCATAAGGTGGGGTTGTCATGTGAGAGAGCATACCGAAACCATGGTTAAAGTCAATTATCGTAATACTTCCTAATTTAATGTCAAAATGCCATTTACAGTCAAGCGGTAAATTTAGCATATTGGTGAGCATCCCGTGAATGGTTCCACCATGGGCAACCATTAAAACTGTTTCGCCTTCATTCAATTCTGCTAAAAATTCAGCGCAAAGATCATGATATTCCCGCTGGCTCTGACCCTCAGGGACAGCATAATCTATATAACTCGACATCCATTGATCCCATTCGGTCTGGAAGATTTCAATGCACTCATCCCGAGTTTTGCCTTCGAAAATGCCAAAGTTGAACTCCCGGAGACGATGATCCACCTGAATCTCCTTACCCGTGGATTGACCTACTGCCTGAGCAATTTTCAAAGCCCGTGAGGTTGGACTAGCATAAATTTTGTCAAATGACAGTTTCTCATTCAGGGCGATCAGTTCTTCTACCAACAATACCTTCATCGCCTCGCCCCGAGGAGTATAGTCTGATTCGGTGTGGCCGTTGAGGCGATGCTCCACGTTTCCATATGTTTCTACATGTCTTACCAGTATAAGTTTCATTTTTTCTTCCTTATGTAATTTTAAACTTTTCTCTATTATAACTCATTTTAATCAGGGAAACCAAATTTTTTTGCCAAGCGCTATCTTTTTAGTTATAATTAATAAAGTACCTGAGAAAGGAAGTCACCATGGAAAAAACTAAAAAAAAATCTCTTTTCGCTGATCTTAGTCTTGTGGCCGTGGCATTTGTTTGGGGCAGTGGTTTTGTCGCTTCGAAAAACGCCCTTGGTTCAATGTCACCGATAATGCTAATGGCGGTCAGGTTTACGGTAGCGGCCCTTCTATCCGGATTTATCTTTCGAAAAAATTTGAGAAAAATCTCTAAAGAAACCATTAAGGCCGGTTGTATGATAGGCTTCTTTCTGTTCACCGCCTTTGCCGCCCAGATGATTGGACTACAATATATGCTCGCCGGTAAGCAAGCTTTTCTGACGGCCACCAATGTCATCATGGTCCCCTTTATTTATTGGGCGGTAAAAAAACAACGGCCTGATTACTACAATTTTGTGGCAGCCTTTACGATGCTGATAGGTCTGGCCCTGCTGACGATGGATTTTTCTGTTGGTTTTTCTTTTAATCCCGGGGATGTTTTGACGTTGCTATGTGCCTTTTTATTTGCCTGTCACATTGTGGTGGTGGGCATTTACTCAAAACAGCATGACCCCATTGCCCTGACTGTGATTCAACTTTGCTTTGCTGCTGTGGTCTCTTTGGGTTACGTTTTTATTTCGGGCGAGTTTACCCTAGACATACCTGTGCCCGGTCTTTTAAATGGCTTGTATCTGGGGATATTCTGTACCTTTCTGGCCTTTTTGGGACAAACGGTGGCTCAGAAATATACCAATTCCACTCATGCCGCTATTATCCTCAGTCTGGAAGCCGTTTTTGGAAGTATTCTATCAATTATTATCCTTGGAGATACGTTTACGTTGACGATGTTCTTAGGCTGCCTAGTGATTTTTTTGGGGATCCTTACCGCTGAAACCAAGTGGTCTTTTCTTAAGAAACTATTTCTTAAAACAAAACCTAAAAATCCAGAAAAACTGACTGAGATTTAGCTTTTTCTTTACAGATTAATTCCCGATATGCTATGATAACCTCCAATTGCAAGAAAAATTGCAGAGGAGGTTTTTTTTGAAAACTCAATTTAATATTGGAAATCTCGAATTTTCAAAGCCCATTGTCCAAGGTGGTATGGGGATTGGTATTTCCCTTTCCAAGTTGGCTGGATACGTCTCAAAATTTGGTGGCCTCGGGGTCGTCTCTGCTGTAGAAATGGGCAGTAATTACCCCAATTACCAGAAAAATCCTAAAGCGGCCAACCGACAGGCCATGGAGGACCACTTTAAACGTGCCAAAGAAATATCTGGCAATCGCCCCATTGGGATAAATATTATGGTGGCTTTAACCCAATACGAGCAACTGGTTAAAGATGCTGTCCAAACTGGTTATGACATTGTTTTTGCCGGAGCGGGTCTACCTTTAACCCTTCCAGAACTGACCCGCGATTCCTTAACTAAAATTGCTCCAATTATTTCATCTAAACGGGTGGCCAAACTGATTTTAAAACACTGGTGGCGTCACTATGAAGTTGCTCCAGATGCCATTGTCCTGGAAGGCCCCTTGGCTGGTGGTCATTTAGGCTTTAAACCTGAAGATCTCGTCCCAGAACGACTGGCCCAACAGGCCTTGCCCTCGCTGATTCCCGGCGTGCTTGAAGAAATCAAACCTTATGAAGATTTGGTTGGGCGGCAAATCCCATTAATTGCCGGTGGCGGTATTACCTCAGCCACTGATGTCCGGGATACCCTGGAAGCTGGTGCCGATGCCGCACAAATTGGTTCTCGATTCGTGGCGACTAAAGAATGTGATGCCTCCCCGGTTTTTAAAGAAGCGCTTGTCAAAGCCAAACAATCCGATATTGAAATCATCGTTAGTCCCGCCGGTTTGCCAGGCCGGGCAATTCATAACCACTTTCTGGAAGAGGTTAAAGCAGGGCTGCGACATCCTGTTAATTGTCCCATTAATTGCATAAAATCATGCGATTATAAAACGGCTCCCTACTGTATTGCCCTTGCTCTGATTGCCGGAAAACAGGGTGATCTGGAGAATGGCTATGTTTTTTCCGGGGCTAATGCATATAAAATCACTGAAATCACAACTGTGGAAGCCTTAATTGACGAATTGACAAAAGAATTAAGTCACTAATCTGGTCTTTAGTCATTTTTTTAGCGATCTTATAAGTCTTAATATGCCCTAAGAAAAAAGTTAATATCTGAACTTTTCTTGACAAATACTTTTTTAGCGCTATAATTAGTTAGACAATCTAACGATAATGGAGGTGATCCCTTGGACTCTTTTTCTTCCCAACTCAACGCCGTTTTGGTCGATACATTCAATACTATTTTAAAATTTGAAGAAAATTTACTCAAGCAATCTACGAATATTGATTTATCAATCAATGAAATGCATCTGATTGAGCATGTGGGAAAAAACAAAAATGATGGAAAAACCATTAGTGATCTTGCCCAAAGTCTTAATATTACCCTCCCTTCTGTAACGGTGGCGATAAATAAATTGGTTAAAAAAGGGTATGTAAAGAAAGAAAAGAGTAATACCGATGGACGGGTTGTATACGTTCGACTTACCGATAAGGGTTTACGGATCGATAAAATCCATCAGTATTTTCATGTAAAAATGGTGAAAGATATTTCTAGTGAAATGACTGTTGCCGAAAAAGAAGTATTAATTCACGGTATGGAAAAATTAAACGGTTTTTTCAAAAATAAATTATCAAGATTATCTGACGAAAATGAAACGTCTGAGCCTTGATGCTTGGAGGAACAAATGTCCTTTACAATTATCGGAACCGGTTCTGCATTGCCAAGAACAATTCAGACCAATGAAGACCTCGCCCAGTTTCTTAATACATCTAATGAATGGATCGTTTCAAGAACTGGCATCGAATCACGACACATTTGTGTGGCAGAATCCATTTTAGACATCGCTCTGGAAGCCAGTGTGAATGCCCTGGATAATGCCCAAATCAAACCAGCAGAACTTGATCTAATTATCTGCCCCACCCTTGGCGGTGATACCGTCACCCCTTCCCTGGCCTGCTTGATTCAGGAAAAATTGGGTGCAACCTGCCCCAGCTTTGATCTCAATGCCGCTTGCTCCGGCTTTGTCTATGGACTTGATGTGGCTGACGCTTATTTTTCCCGGAATAATGACCAAAAAATTCTGGTCATTGCGGTGGACGCCATGTCCAAGCTGGTGGACTGGCAAGATCGGGCTACTGCTGTACTTTTCGGAGACGGTGCCGGTGCCGCTGTGCTGGCCAGCGGGAATAGCTTAAGAGCCATTCAGCTGACCGCCGTCGGAAATCAGCATGCCTTAAGTATTCCCTGGCCTAAGGGTAATCATCCCCTGACCCAAAACCAGACCAACCCAGCCCCCTATCTGCTGATGGACGGGCCGGAAGTTTATCGCTTTGCGGTAGCTGCCATCTGCAGTGACTTACGCTCAGTGGCAAAAGCCGCCGGCATCGAACTGGCCGATCTGGATTACATCATTCCCCATCAAGCGAACCTGCGGATTATCGAAGGAGCGGCCAAACGCCTAAAACTGCCAATGGATAAATTTGTTCTGCGAGTCAATGGTTGTGGTAATACCTCAGCCGCCAGCATCCCACTGGTGCTGGATGAACTTAACCGCAGTAACACCTTTAAACCCGGCACCCGGATTGCCTTAACCGCCTTCGGCGGAGGTCTGACAACCGGTGCCTGCGTTATCGAATGGGCTGATCATTATATGGCGTAGTATTGTTAGTAAAATTATAACTAAAAATGACTTCAGCTTAAATTCTTAAATAGTACCGGCAATTGTTACATCATGTTGTATGCGACAGATTAATAATTGGTCGGTACGGGATCTCAATCAAAAATTTATTTATAATCTTAGGAGGATTAATCAAATGGTATTAGAAAAAGTAGTGGAAATTTTACGGAATTACAAAGATGAACAAGATTTAGCCGTTACAGTAGCTTCAACATTCGAAGAACTGGAACTGGATTCTCTGGATACCGTGGAGCTAGTCATGGAAATTGAAGAAGCCTTTGATACCAGCATTGAAATGGATGGCGAAATTAAGACCATTGGTGATGTGGTAACGCTGATTGAAAAAGCAATCGTTTAGGTGAAATAGTATGATAAAAACACCACTCTGCGATCTTTTAAACATTGAATTTCCCATTCTTCAGGGAGGAATGGCGTGGATATCCGATGCTCAGCTTGCGGCTGCCGTGTCAAATGCAGGTGGTTTAGGGATTATTTCGTCAATGAACGCCGATGAGAATTGGCTACGCAGTGAAATTAAAAAGGCCAAAAGCCTGACTGATAAACCTTTTGGGGTCAATGTTATGCTGATGAATCCCCATGTGGATAAAATTGCACAGGTTCTGATTGACGAAAAGGTTCCGGTTGTCACAACCGGTGCCGGAAATCCAGGTAAATTCATGAAGCTATGGATTGAAGCCGGTATCAAAGTTATTCCGGTGGTACCTTCCACCGGATTGGCCCGCTTTTCTGAACGGGCTGGAGCCACAGCGGTCATTGCCGAAGGCGGCGAATCCGGTGGACACGTCGGCGAGATGTCTACCCTACCCTTAATTCCCCAGGTCTGTGACGTGGTTTCGATTCCGGTCATTGCTGCCGGCGGCATTGGCGATGGTCGGGGCATCGCCGCCGCGTTAATGCTGGGAGCATTAGGGGTTCAGTTGGGCACCCGTTTTTTAGTCGCCCACGAAACCAACATCCATGAAAATTATAAAGATAAAATTATTAAAGCCAAAGATATTGATACCACCCTTAGCGGCCGGTCATTGGGTCATCCGGTTCGTTCTCTAAAAACAACCTTTTCTAAAGACTTCATTAAAGCGGAAAATGATCCTACGACGCCGCCAGAAGTTCTGGAAGAATACGGTCGGGGTGCGCTTCGCATTGCCGCTCAGGAAGGTGATTCTCTAAAAGGTTGCTTCATGGCTGGTCAGATTGCAGGAATGATTAAAGAAAAACAAAGCGTGAAGGAAATCATTTTAACACTGGCTGATGAAACAGAAACAGTTTTAAAAGGAGGAACAAAATGGGTAAAATAGCACTGCTCTTCCCCGGTCAAGGTTCACAGTTTGTCGGAATGGGCAAACCCCTTTATGAACTTAGCCAATGCGCACGGGAAATTTTTGACCAGGTTGATGCCGTTCATCCGGGCACCTCGACACTTTGCTTTGAAGGGCCTGCGAAAGCGCTCAATCAAACCCTGAATACCCAGCCTTGTATTTTTGCAGTGGAGCTGGCGGCACTGACGGCTTTAAAATGTGTTGGGGTCGAAGTTCAGGGGATCGCTGGCTTCTCACTGGGAGAGGTAAGCGGTCTGGTAGCCTCCGGCGTCTTGTCTATGGCAGATGGATTAAAGTTTGTTAAAAAGCGTGGTCAAGCTATGGATGAAGCGTCTCAGATGACACCGGCGTCCATGGTGGCCGTTTTAAAACTTGATAATGCCACGGTGGAAGCACTCTGCAAAGAATTCAGCCAATGCTACCCGGTTAATTACAATTGCCCTGGGCAGCTGGTTGTCGCCATGCTTCGGGATGATCAGGAAGCGTTTTTAATCCGTGCGAAAGAACTGGGCGGTCGGGGTATCCCCTTGACTATATCTGGCGGTTTCCACTCCCCTTTTATGACCTATGCAACCAAGCTGCTGGAAAAAAAGATCTATGAATTGACATTTTCAGCGGGTTCCATTCCCCTTTATTCCAACGCTTATGCTAAACCCTATCCTGAATCTCCAGTGGAGATCCGTGATTATATTCTTCATCAAATCAATCATCCCGTATTGTGGGAACAAACGATGCGCAACATGATCGCAGACGGATTTACCACCTTTATTGAATGCGGTCCCGGCAAAACCCTGGGTGGATTCTTAAAAAAAATTGACAAATCAGTCCTCTATTATCATGTTGAAACGGTACTAACCGATTATCTCGAAGCAAAGAATGCCGGAAAGGAATGGTCTTTTGTATGTTAACAGGAAAAACTGCACTCATTACAGGTGGTGCAAAAGGAATTGGACGGGCCATCGCCCTTAAAATTGCCCAGGCCCATGGAAATGTGGCCATTATGTACCGTGGTAGCCAAACTAATGCGCTACTGACCATCAATGAACTGCAGGCTTTGGGTGTGCAGGCCAAAAGCTATCAATGTGACGTGTCCGATTTTAACGCCACTAAAGAACTGGTTGCCCAGGTTATTAAGGATTTTGATGGATTAGATATCCTGGTGAATAATGCTGGAATTACTAATGACAAGCTGTTAATCGCCATGAAGGAAACTGATTTTGATAGTGTCATTAACACCAATTTAAAAGGTGCCTTCAACATGACCAAGCACGTCGGCACTTACCTGCTCAAGCAGCGCAAAGGTCGAATTATCAATATCTCCTCAGTTTCAGGCTTAATGGGCAATGTGGGCCAATGCAATTACGCCGCTGCCAAAGCCGGTCTTATCGGTCTGACCAAGTCCACTGCTAAAGAAATGGCCATGCGGGGAGTCACCTGTAATGCCATTGCTCCAGGTTTTATCGACACTGATATGACCAAAGAATTAAAACCCGAAATTAAAGAAGAGATTATTAAACAAATTCCCTTAAAACGTTTGGGACAGGCAGATGATATTGCCAATCTCTGCGTTTATTTAAGTAGCGATTTATCAGGCTATATTACAGGAGAAGTCATTAAAGTTGATGGCGGTCTCTATATTTAGGAGTAATCAATGAATCGACGAGTTGTTATAACAGGATGTGGTGCTGTTTCTCCAGTGGGTAGCACTGTAGAACGTTTTTGGGAAAACCTTAAAAACGGAAGATGCGGCATTGACTTTATTAAGAAATTTGATACCACCGACCTAAAAGTGAAAATTGCAGGTGAGGTTCATGATTTTGAACCCCTTGACTATATTAAAAAGAATGAAATCCGAAAAACTGACCTATTTACCCAATACGGCATTGGCGCAGCTGTCCAGGCAATGGAAGACAGTGGTGTCCAGGCGTATGTGGACCCCACCCGACTGGGTGTTTATATGGGTTCTGGCATCGGCGGTATTCACACCTTTATTGATGAATGCCATAAAATGGATACCAAAGGCCCTGGCCGGATTTCGCCTTTTTTCATCCCAATGATGATTTCAAATATCGCCGCGGGAACCATCGCCATTCGCTATAATGCCCAGGGACCCTGTCTACCGATTGTTACAGCTTGTGCCACGGGTACCCATTCCATTGGAGAAGCATTTCGAAGTATTAAGCACGGTTATGCCGATGCCATTATTGCCGGCGGCACTGAAGCCAGTATTTCTCCTTTGTCGGTGGCCGGCTTTACTAATTTAACGGCTTTGACTACCGTTAACGATCCCACCCGGGCCTCCATTCCCTTTGACAAAAACCGTAGCGGTTTTGTTATGGGTGAAGGCGCTGGTGCACTGGTATTAGAAGATCTGGAATCCGCCCTGAACCGCGGCGCGAAAATTTACGGCGAAGTTGTCGGCTACGGGAATACCTGCGATGCCTATCACATTACTGCCCCCCATCCCGACGCCATCGGTGGCACCCGAGCCATCAGCCTGGCTATGGCGGAGGCGGTCAGTTCGGGCATTAAATTTGAGCAATCTCAGATTTATGTAAACGCTCATGGTACCAGCACCCCACTTAACGATAAATCAGAAACCATTGCCATTAAAAATGCCCTGGGTGAACATCTCAATCGAACGCTGGTCAGCTCCACCAAATCAATGACTGGCCATATGTTGGGGGCAGCGGGTGCCATTGAAGCGATCGCTTCAGTGATGGCCTTGAGAGATGGCATTATTCCCCCCACCATTGGTTATCAGGAAGCTGATCCAGATTGTGATCTGGATTATGTCAACAATGAAAAACGAGACGTCCAGAGTGATATTGCTCTATCGATCTCCCTTGGTTTTGGTGGTCACAATGGTTGTCTGGCATTTGTTAGATATGCAGGAGAATAAGAGATGGAATTAAATATAGAAACACTTCAGGCGCTGGC is a window encoding:
- a CDS encoding beta-ketoacyl-ACP synthase III — translated: MSFTIIGTGSALPRTIQTNEDLAQFLNTSNEWIVSRTGIESRHICVAESILDIALEASVNALDNAQIKPAELDLIICPTLGGDTVTPSLACLIQEKLGATCPSFDLNAACSGFVYGLDVADAYFSRNNDQKILVIAVDAMSKLVDWQDRATAVLFGDGAGAAVLASGNSLRAIQLTAVGNQHALSIPWPKGNHPLTQNQTNPAPYLLMDGPEVYRFAVAAICSDLRSVAKAAGIELADLDYIIPHQANLRIIEGAAKRLKLPMDKFVLRVNGCGNTSAASIPLVLDELNRSNTFKPGTRIALTAFGGGLTTGACVIEWADHYMA
- a CDS encoding nitronate monooxygenase; its protein translation is MIKTPLCDLLNIEFPILQGGMAWISDAQLAAAVSNAGGLGIISSMNADENWLRSEIKKAKSLTDKPFGVNVMLMNPHVDKIAQVLIDEKVPVVTTGAGNPGKFMKLWIEAGIKVIPVVPSTGLARFSERAGATAVIAEGGESGGHVGEMSTLPLIPQVCDVVSIPVIAAGGIGDGRGIAAALMLGALGVQLGTRFLVAHETNIHENYKDKIIKAKDIDTTLSGRSLGHPVRSLKTTFSKDFIKAENDPTTPPEVLEEYGRGALRIAAQEGDSLKGCFMAGQIAGMIKEKQSVKEIILTLADETETVLKGGTKWVK
- the fabG gene encoding 3-oxoacyl-[acyl-carrier-protein] reductase; translation: MLTGKTALITGGAKGIGRAIALKIAQAHGNVAIMYRGSQTNALLTINELQALGVQAKSYQCDVSDFNATKELVAQVIKDFDGLDILVNNAGITNDKLLIAMKETDFDSVINTNLKGAFNMTKHVGTYLLKQRKGRIINISSVSGLMGNVGQCNYAAAKAGLIGLTKSTAKEMAMRGVTCNAIAPGFIDTDMTKELKPEIKEEIIKQIPLKRLGQADDIANLCVYLSSDLSGYITGEVIKVDGGLYI
- a CDS encoding nitronate monooxygenase family protein, with translation MKTQFNIGNLEFSKPIVQGGMGIGISLSKLAGYVSKFGGLGVVSAVEMGSNYPNYQKNPKAANRQAMEDHFKRAKEISGNRPIGINIMVALTQYEQLVKDAVQTGYDIVFAGAGLPLTLPELTRDSLTKIAPIISSKRVAKLILKHWWRHYEVAPDAIVLEGPLAGGHLGFKPEDLVPERLAQQALPSLIPGVLEEIKPYEDLVGRQIPLIAGGGITSATDVRDTLEAGADAAQIGSRFVATKECDASPVFKEALVKAKQSDIEIIVSPAGLPGRAIHNHFLEEVKAGLRHPVNCPINCIKSCDYKTAPYCIALALIAGKQGDLENGYVFSGANAYKITEITTVEALIDELTKELSH
- a CDS encoding MarR family winged helix-turn-helix transcriptional regulator, with translation MDSFSSQLNAVLVDTFNTILKFEENLLKQSTNIDLSINEMHLIEHVGKNKNDGKTISDLAQSLNITLPSVTVAINKLVKKGYVKKEKSNTDGRVVYVRLTDKGLRIDKIHQYFHVKMVKDISSEMTVAEKEVLIHGMEKLNGFFKNKLSRLSDENETSEP
- a CDS encoding acyl carrier protein; the encoded protein is MVLEKVVEILRNYKDEQDLAVTVASTFEELELDSLDTVELVMEIEEAFDTSIEMDGEIKTIGDVVTLIEKAIV
- the fabF gene encoding beta-ketoacyl-ACP synthase II, whose amino-acid sequence is MNRRVVITGCGAVSPVGSTVERFWENLKNGRCGIDFIKKFDTTDLKVKIAGEVHDFEPLDYIKKNEIRKTDLFTQYGIGAAVQAMEDSGVQAYVDPTRLGVYMGSGIGGIHTFIDECHKMDTKGPGRISPFFIPMMISNIAAGTIAIRYNAQGPCLPIVTACATGTHSIGEAFRSIKHGYADAIIAGGTEASISPLSVAGFTNLTALTTVNDPTRASIPFDKNRSGFVMGEGAGALVLEDLESALNRGAKIYGEVVGYGNTCDAYHITAPHPDAIGGTRAISLAMAEAVSSGIKFEQSQIYVNAHGTSTPLNDKSETIAIKNALGEHLNRTLVSSTKSMTGHMLGAAGAIEAIASVMALRDGIIPPTIGYQEADPDCDLDYVNNEKRDVQSDIALSISLGFGGHNGCLAFVRYAGE
- a CDS encoding ACP S-malonyltransferase, with amino-acid sequence MGKIALLFPGQGSQFVGMGKPLYELSQCAREIFDQVDAVHPGTSTLCFEGPAKALNQTLNTQPCIFAVELAALTALKCVGVEVQGIAGFSLGEVSGLVASGVLSMADGLKFVKKRGQAMDEASQMTPASMVAVLKLDNATVEALCKEFSQCYPVNYNCPGQLVVAMLRDDQEAFLIRAKELGGRGIPLTISGGFHSPFMTYATKLLEKKIYELTFSAGSIPLYSNAYAKPYPESPVEIRDYILHQINHPVLWEQTMRNMIADGFTTFIECGPGKTLGGFLKKIDKSVLYYHVETVLTDYLEAKNAGKEWSFVC